A DNA window from Acidobacteriota bacterium contains the following coding sequences:
- a CDS encoding nuclear transport factor 2 family protein, translated as MNEQDDRTARKANLRKIVEAYFEAWRRQDFAAIPYATNVCLRAPLAPGGVHQPLRGIAALREHWWAPLELALAGVGITILDCYFNAALTAVCAEALITLNALAPPITLRVADRFTVNEAGEISEQENHFDPRDVTNPGWHNS; from the coding sequence ATGAATGAACAAGACGACCGCACTGCGCGCAAGGCGAACCTGCGCAAAATTGTCGAGGCGTATTTCGAGGCATGGCGACGGCAAGATTTTGCGGCCATTCCTTATGCCACGAATGTCTGTTTGCGCGCGCCGCTGGCGCCGGGTGGCGTCCATCAGCCACTGCGCGGCATTGCGGCTTTGCGTGAACATTGGTGGGCGCCGTTGGAACTGGCCTTGGCGGGCGTGGGAATCACTATTCTGGATTGCTATTTCAACGCCGCGCTGACGGCGGTTTGCGCCGAAGCGTTGATCACGCTCAACGCGCTGGCGCCGCCGATCACCTTGCGTGTGGCAGATCGGTTTACCGTGAATGAGGCGGGCGAAATCAGCGAACAGGAAAACCATTTCGATCCGCGCGATGTCACCAATCCGGGCTGGCATAACAGCTAA
- a CDS encoding DUF4440 domain-containing protein, which translates to MRAIRQAIDAANQSFVQAFQRGDAAGVAACYTAEARLLPPNSPPLTGTAAIAAFWQGARGMGVKAAKLETVELETRGDLAVEIGQYTPTIQPAPETR; encoded by the coding sequence ATGCGTGCAATTCGGCAGGCCATTGACGCCGCCAATCAAAGTTTCGTGCAAGCTTTTCAACGCGGAGACGCCGCTGGCGTCGCTGCCTGTTACACCGCTGAGGCGCGCTTGCTGCCGCCCAACAGCCCGCCGCTGACAGGCACGGCGGCCATCGCAGCCTTTTGGCAAGGCGCAAGAGGTATGGGCGTCAAAGCGGCCAAGCTGGAAACCGTTGAACTGGAAACGCGCGGCGACCTGGCCGTCGAGATCGGTCAGTACACACCGACGATTCAACCTGCGCCCGAAACACGATGA
- a CDS encoding ester cyclase has translation MSVTENKNLVTRYFTALSGQPKPEALVRQYTNDPALLGHVAFFEAAFPRYELFADDLLAEGDKVTVRARFAGVQRGDLMGSAPTGKAVALPFIIIYRIADGLIAEHWMAVDQLDLMKQLGVMPS, from the coding sequence ATGTCTGTCACTGAAAACAAAAACCTCGTCACCCGCTACTTCACCGCCTTGAGCGGCCAGCCCAAACCCGAAGCGCTGGTGCGCCAATACACCAACGATCCGGCGTTGTTGGGACACGTCGCCTTTTTTGAAGCCGCCTTTCCGCGCTACGAGTTGTTTGCCGATGACCTGCTTGCCGAGGGCGACAAGGTCACCGTGCGCGCTCGCTTCGCAGGCGTGCAGCGCGGCGATTTGATGGGCAGCGCGCCCACTGGCAAAGCAGTGGCGTTGCCCTTCATCATCATTTACCGCATCGCGGACGGTTTGATCGCCGAGCATTGGATGGCTGTGGATCAGCTTGATCTGATGAAACAACTCGGCGTGATGCCGTCGTAA
- a CDS encoding nuclear transport factor 2 family protein: MSARSPELESIRTVIELYIDGVRTGNIESLRQAFHPQAAMFGWKGADLFVTPIQGLFDYVGATPAPANSGEPTKFIITSMQVAGNGATVELAMDAYHAHDFLDFFQLLKAEGRWWIVSKLFQADPQSA, translated from the coding sequence ATGAGTGCACGTAGTCCTGAGTTAGAGAGCATCCGCACGGTGATTGAGCTGTACATTGATGGCGTCCGCACTGGGAACATCGAGTCATTGCGGCAGGCCTTCCATCCACAAGCAGCCATGTTCGGTTGGAAAGGGGCAGACTTGTTTGTCACGCCGATCCAAGGGTTATTTGACTATGTCGGCGCGACACCCGCGCCGGCCAACAGCGGCGAGCCGACGAAGTTCATCATCACGTCCATGCAAGTGGCCGGGAATGGCGCCACGGTGGAATTGGCGATGGATGCCTATCACGCGCACGATTTTCTGGATTTCTTTCAGTTGCTGAAAGCCGAAGGCCGGTGGTGGATTGTCAGCAAACTGTTTCAGGCCGATCCGCAAAGCGCGTGA
- a CDS encoding VCBS repeat-containing protein — protein CSRLPARDGHLAGETQQRRAIPIKQWGVGTDVPVAADYDGDGKTDFAIWRAGAWYIWQSATADYRVQTWGTATDTPTPGDYDGDGKTDCTVWRGSEGRWYMLRSADGAYQIESWGAAAAPYHDLLVPNRL, from the coding sequence GATGTAGCCGTCTTCCGGCGCGCGACGGGCACCTGGCTGGTGAAACGCAGCAGCGACGGGCAATACCTATCAAACAGTGGGGCGTAGGGACGGATGTGCCGGTGGCGGCGGATTACGACGGGGACGGCAAAACGGACTTTGCCATCTGGCGCGCGGGCGCTTGGTACATCTGGCAGAGCGCGACGGCGGATTATCGCGTGCAAACGTGGGGGACTGCGACAGATACGCCCACGCCCGGCGATTACGACGGCGACGGTAAGACGGACTGCACGGTCTGGCGTGGCAGCGAAGGCCGCTGGTACATGCTGCGCAGTGCGGATGGCGCGTATCAAATTGAAAGCTGGGGCGCGGCAGCCGCACCGTATCACGACCTGCTTGTGCCCAACAGACTATGA
- a CDS encoding YdhR family protein has translation MSGKILQINFQFNVPRAAYEQTVAPLASEFAAVPGCRWKIWLMNEAHNEAGGIYHFEDDAALQTFLGGRLVAQVTSHPALSDFGVKQFDVLEAVTKVTRGPVEKAGSAAA, from the coding sequence ATGTCAGGCAAGATTTTGCAGATTAACTTTCAATTCAACGTACCGCGCGCCGCTTACGAACAAACCGTTGCGCCGCTGGCGAGCGAGTTCGCGGCGGTGCCCGGTTGCCGCTGGAAGATTTGGCTGATGAACGAAGCACACAATGAAGCCGGGGGCATCTATCACTTTGAAGACGATGCTGCGTTGCAGACATTTCTCGGCGGCCGGCTGGTCGCCCAAGTAACCAGCCATCCGGCCCTGAGCGATTTCGGCGTCAAACAGTTTGACGTGCTGGAAGCCGTTACCAAAGTGACGCGCGGGCCGGTGGAAAAGGCTGGTTCGGCTGCGGCGTAA